A stretch of the Fundidesulfovibrio soli genome encodes the following:
- a CDS encoding cobalamin-independent methionine synthase II family protein has product MTTFTTTQVGSWPRSKRMLRALRDRRTGAMNRAAFDAVAEDEIRRTVRIQERAGLDVLVDGEHRRDNFYSFITDKVEGTRLMSLAEMLDEMEDKSGFEEMLTTLDVPASAIRNPTCIGRLARREPLAVDDLRFMRTLTDKPVKITLPGPYLLTRSMWVGAYTRKVYASQREMGDDVVRLLREELLELAAEGCEFVQFDEPVLTEVVMSGECGRRTFMUATLATRRDVGEELGYAAELINRVVEGVEGTRTGLHICRGNWSTREEVLLTGDYRPLLPALTKMRVRQFVLEYATPRAGEIEVVGAALSGAVPGSRTPRELGLGVVNPRTVEVETPEEIAAHAEEALRFYRPDQLFLNTDCGFGCFASRCVNVEEVAAAKIASIAQAARLLRERHG; this is encoded by the coding sequence ATGACCACCTTCACCACCACCCAAGTGGGCAGCTGGCCCCGCTCCAAGAGGATGCTGCGCGCCCTGCGCGACCGCCGCACCGGCGCCATGAACCGCGCGGCCTTCGATGCCGTGGCCGAGGACGAGATCCGCCGCACCGTGCGCATCCAGGAGCGGGCCGGGCTGGACGTGCTCGTGGACGGCGAGCACCGCCGAGACAATTTCTACTCCTTCATCACGGACAAGGTGGAAGGGACGCGGCTCATGTCCCTGGCCGAGATGCTCGACGAGATGGAGGACAAGTCCGGCTTCGAGGAGATGCTCACCACCCTGGACGTGCCCGCCTCGGCCATACGCAACCCCACCTGCATCGGCAGGCTCGCGCGCCGTGAACCCCTGGCCGTGGACGACCTGCGCTTCATGCGCACCCTCACGGACAAGCCTGTGAAGATCACCTTGCCGGGGCCGTATCTGCTCACGCGCTCCATGTGGGTGGGGGCCTACACGCGTAAGGTCTACGCCAGCCAGCGGGAGATGGGCGACGACGTGGTGCGCCTGCTGCGCGAGGAGCTGTTGGAGCTGGCCGCCGAGGGCTGCGAGTTCGTGCAGTTCGACGAGCCCGTGCTCACCGAGGTGGTCATGAGCGGGGAGTGCGGCCGACGAACATTCATGTGAGCGACGCTCGCCACCCGCCGGGACGTGGGTGAAGAACTTGGCTACGCAGCGGAGCTTATCAACCGGGTGGTGGAGGGTGTCGAAGGCACCCGCACCGGCCTGCACATCTGCCGGGGCAACTGGAGCACCCGCGAGGAGGTGCTGCTCACGGGCGACTATCGCCCCCTGCTGCCCGCGCTGACGAAAATGCGCGTGCGACAGTTCGTGCTGGAGTACGCCACCCCGCGCGCGGGGGAGATCGAGGTGGTTGGGGCGGCCTTGTCCGGCGCGGTGCCCGGTTCGCGGACGCCCCGTGAGCTGGGGCTGGGCGTGGTCAACCCCCGCACCGTGGAAGTGGAAACCCCGGAGGAGATCGCCGCTCACGCCGAGGAGGCGCTGCGCTTCTACAGACCGGACCAGCTGTTCCTGAACACGGACTGCGGGTTCGGCTGCTTCGCTAGCCGCTGCGTCAACGTGGAGGAGGTGGCGGCGGCCAAGATCGCCTCCATCGCCCAGGCAGCCCGGCTGCTGCGGGAGCGCCACGGCTGA
- a CDS encoding DsrE family protein: MADTFCVTITHCRTDGDKATLGFVVANAALGSEKDTMIFLSTDGVYCAVKGEAEKIDEGAPFAPLKELINKFVAAGGKIYVCTPCLKKRGLSETDLIEGATPAGGAVLVEWLSNGSPCVAY, translated from the coding sequence ATGGCTGATACGTTCTGCGTGACCATCACCCACTGCCGCACCGACGGCGACAAGGCGACCCTGGGCTTCGTGGTGGCCAACGCCGCCCTGGGCAGCGAGAAGGACACCATGATCTTCCTGAGCACCGACGGCGTGTACTGCGCCGTGAAGGGCGAGGCGGAGAAGATCGACGAGGGCGCGCCCTTCGCACCCCTGAAGGAGCTCATCAACAAGTTCGTGGCCGCCGGCGGCAAGATCTACGTCTGCACGCCGTGCCTGAAGAAGCGCGGCCTCTCCGAGACGGACCTCATCGAGGGCGCGACCCCGGCGGGCGGCGCGGTGCTGGTGGAGTGGCTGAGCAACGGCTCCCCTTGCGTGGCGTATTAG
- a CDS encoding CarD family transcriptional regulator — MFSLDELVVYPAQGVGKVERIESQTVGGQAVDFYIVRILTNNVTLMVPVKNAVNVGLRHVCPPDEARAIMESLKDRSTFTGYTGQNWNRRYREYSEKLKSGNLGDVAYVLKELLLIGGGKELSFGERRLLEQATGLLTLEVAYSLEIPQDSVKDEINALFEDVLKPKTPE, encoded by the coding sequence GTGTTTTCTCTGGACGAGTTAGTGGTTTACCCTGCCCAGGGTGTGGGCAAAGTCGAGCGGATCGAGTCCCAGACCGTGGGGGGCCAAGCCGTTGACTTCTACATCGTCCGGATTCTGACCAACAACGTCACGCTGATGGTCCCCGTGAAGAACGCCGTGAACGTGGGCCTGCGCCACGTCTGCCCGCCTGATGAGGCCCGGGCCATCATGGAGTCCCTCAAGGACCGCTCCACCTTCACCGGCTACACCGGGCAGAACTGGAACAGGCGTTACCGCGAATATTCCGAAAAGCTCAAAAGCGGCAACCTGGGCGATGTGGCTTACGTGCTCAAGGAGCTGCTGCTCATAGGCGGCGGCAAGGAGCTCTCCTTCGGGGAGCGCAGGCTGCTGGAGCAGGCTACCGGCCTGCTGACCCTGGAAGTCGCCTATTCGCTGGAGATCCCCCAGGATTCCGTGAAAGACGAGATCAACGCCCTCTTTGAGGACGTGCTGAAGCCCAAGACTCCCGAATGA
- a CDS encoding M48 family metallopeptidase — MHSAHSRSFGPFARAMALALALVTVFPAWLGAPQAQAGYFSFGIKDEKELGDKFNVLIRSKLPMIDDSEVVDYTRDIVASLVRQMPPQPFKFTVAVVKDNAVNAFAAPAGYVFVFTGLILNMEHESEVAGVLGHELAHVTQRHIAKRIETGRAMSIATMLGVLAGFALGAAGGSREGGAALMMGSQAAAQQAMLNYSRDDEREADEVGMNYLVGAGYPPGGLPHAFEIMQRMKIFKGYGSIPSYLSTHPDINERIGYLTERVTRMSKDIAARPNRDERFLRVQTIIRSRYGDPALAIGYYGKKGASMTKLDRLGLAMALGRTNENDKARAAFEAALKEGGNDALWLREAGQFYLKVREFDRASNLLRRAVEANPRDMVALAEYSQILAQERRYKESLDLMRRVVMAMPESPDVRQQLGRTYGEAGDLFHAHLNLAYSAVYTGDRRQTRFQMEKARSYARTEEDRKEYAALEKVFKDRSEHWPKGPFE; from the coding sequence ATGCACTCCGCCCATTCCCGCAGTTTCGGGCCTTTCGCCCGCGCCATGGCCCTCGCCCTGGCGCTGGTGACGGTTTTCCCCGCCTGGTTGGGCGCTCCCCAGGCCCAGGCCGGATATTTCAGCTTCGGCATCAAGGACGAGAAGGAGCTCGGCGACAAGTTCAACGTGCTCATCCGCTCCAAGCTGCCCATGATCGACGACTCCGAGGTGGTGGACTACACCCGCGACATCGTGGCCAGCCTGGTGCGCCAGATGCCGCCCCAGCCTTTCAAGTTCACCGTGGCCGTGGTCAAGGACAACGCCGTCAACGCCTTCGCCGCGCCCGCGGGCTACGTGTTCGTGTTCACCGGCCTGATCCTGAACATGGAGCACGAATCCGAGGTGGCGGGCGTGCTGGGGCACGAACTGGCCCACGTGACGCAGCGCCACATCGCCAAACGCATCGAGACGGGTCGCGCCATGAGCATCGCCACGATGCTGGGGGTGCTGGCGGGCTTCGCCCTGGGCGCCGCGGGCGGCTCCAGGGAGGGCGGCGCGGCCCTGATGATGGGCAGCCAGGCCGCCGCCCAGCAGGCCATGCTCAACTACTCCCGGGACGACGAGCGCGAAGCCGACGAAGTGGGCATGAACTACCTGGTTGGCGCGGGCTATCCTCCGGGCGGCCTGCCCCACGCCTTCGAGATCATGCAGCGCATGAAGATATTCAAGGGGTACGGGTCCATCCCCTCCTACCTGTCCACGCACCCGGACATCAACGAGCGCATCGGCTACCTCACCGAACGGGTCACCCGCATGAGCAAGGACATCGCCGCCCGGCCCAACCGCGACGAGCGCTTCCTGCGCGTGCAGACCATCATCCGCAGCCGCTACGGCGACCCGGCCCTGGCCATCGGCTACTACGGCAAGAAGGGCGCCTCCATGACCAAGCTGGACCGCCTGGGCCTGGCCATGGCCCTGGGCCGCACCAACGAGAACGACAAGGCCCGCGCGGCCTTCGAGGCGGCGCTCAAGGAGGGCGGCAACGACGCGCTCTGGCTGCGCGAAGCCGGGCAGTTCTACCTGAAGGTTCGGGAGTTCGACCGGGCCTCGAACCTGCTGCGCCGCGCCGTGGAGGCCAACCCCAGGGACATGGTGGCCCTGGCCGAGTATTCGCAGATTCTGGCGCAGGAGCGCCGCTACAAGGAGTCGCTGGACCTGATGCGCAGGGTGGTGATGGCCATGCCCGAATCGCCCGACGTGAGGCAGCAGCTCGGGCGCACCTACGGCGAGGCCGGCGACCTCTTCCACGCCCACCTGAACCTGGCCTACAGCGCGGTCTACACCGGCGACCGCCGCCAGACCCGCTTCCAGATGGAAAAGGCCAGGAGCTACGCCCGCACCGAAGAGGATAGGAAGGAATACGCCGCGCTGGAGAAGGTGTTCAAGGACCGCAGCGAGCACTGGCCCAAGGGGCCGTTCGAGTAG
- the rho gene encoding transcription termination factor Rho codes for MNLSDLKLKSMPELMELAIQFNVENPSGMRKQELIFGILQNCASQNGSIFGEGVLEILPDGFGFLRSPMYSYMPGPDDIYVSPSQIRRFGLRKGDVVSGQIRPPKEGERYFALLRVSEIGFQPPEASKNLVLFDNLTPLYPNRRLVMENGDKNYSSRVIDLLAPIGHGQRGLIVAPPRTGKTMLLQTIANSINANNPDVYLIVLLIDERPEEVTDMERTVRAEVVSSTFDEPPQRHVQVAEMVMEKAKRLVERKRDVVVLLDSITRLGRAYNAVTPSSGRVLSGGLDANALQRPKRFFGAARNIEEGGSLTIIATALIDTGSRMDEVIFEEFKGTGNMELYLDRHLSEKRVYPAIDLNRSGTRKEELLLPEDQLNRVWILRKFLAPMSPIDSMEFLLDKMRGTKSNKEFLDMMNR; via the coding sequence ATGAATCTCTCCGATCTCAAGCTGAAAAGCATGCCCGAGCTCATGGAATTGGCCATCCAATTCAATGTTGAAAACCCCAGCGGCATGCGCAAGCAGGAGCTCATCTTCGGCATCCTGCAGAACTGCGCCTCGCAGAACGGCTCCATCTTCGGGGAGGGCGTGCTGGAAATCCTGCCTGACGGCTTCGGTTTCCTCCGCTCCCCCATGTACAGCTACATGCCGGGCCCCGACGACATCTACGTCTCCCCCTCGCAGATCCGCCGCTTCGGCCTGCGCAAGGGCGACGTCGTCTCGGGCCAGATCCGCCCCCCCAAAGAGGGCGAGCGCTACTTCGCACTGCTGCGAGTCTCCGAGATCGGCTTCCAGCCCCCCGAGGCCTCCAAGAACCTGGTGCTCTTCGACAACCTGACCCCGCTCTATCCCAACCGCCGCCTGGTCATGGAGAACGGGGACAAGAACTACTCCTCCCGGGTGATCGACCTTCTGGCCCCCATCGGCCACGGGCAGCGCGGCCTGATCGTGGCCCCGCCCCGCACCGGCAAGACCATGCTGCTGCAGACCATCGCCAACTCCATCAACGCCAACAACCCCGACGTCTACCTCATCGTGCTGCTCATCGACGAGCGCCCGGAGGAAGTGACCGACATGGAACGCACCGTGCGCGCCGAGGTTGTCAGCTCCACCTTCGACGAACCGCCCCAGCGCCACGTGCAGGTGGCCGAGATGGTCATGGAGAAGGCCAAGCGCCTGGTCGAGCGCAAGCGCGACGTGGTGGTCCTGCTGGACTCCATCACCCGCCTGGGCCGCGCCTACAACGCCGTGACCCCCTCCTCCGGCCGCGTGCTCTCCGGCGGCCTGGACGCCAACGCCCTGCAGCGCCCCAAGCGCTTCTTCGGCGCGGCGCGCAACATCGAGGAAGGCGGCTCCCTGACCATCATCGCCACCGCGCTCATCGACACCGGCTCGCGCATGGACGAGGTCATCTTCGAGGAGTTCAAGGGCACCGGCAACATGGAGCTCTACCTGGACCGCCACCTCTCCGAGAAGCGCGTCTACCCCGCCATCGACCTGAACCGCTCCGGCACCCGCAAGGAGGAGCTGCTGCTCCCCGAGGACCAGCTGAACCGCGTGTGGATCCTGCGCAAGTTCCTGGCCCCCATGAGCCCCATCGACTCCATGGAGTTCCTGCTGGACAAGATGCGCGGCACCAAGAGCAACAAGGAGTTCCTGGACATGATGAACCGCTAG
- a CDS encoding response regulator transcription factor, with amino-acid sequence MRILLVEDDPKIAAFISQGLKQNGFAVDQCATGTDGLHLALTESYSAAVVDVMLPELDGLKLIEEMRKQRVNTPVIILSAKRSVDDRVRGLQSGGDDYLSKPFSFAELLARLQALIRRSTSTAETTHLSVGALSMNLLTRDVTRDGSAISLQPREFSLLEFFMRNPGKVLSKTMIMEHVWNYNFDPQTNVVDVLVCRLRNKIDRDFNPKMLSTLRGVGYVLKPPRND; translated from the coding sequence ATGCGCATTCTGCTTGTCGAAGACGACCCCAAAATCGCCGCGTTCATCTCCCAGGGCCTCAAACAGAACGGCTTCGCTGTGGATCAGTGCGCCACCGGAACCGACGGCCTGCATCTGGCCCTGACGGAGTCCTACTCGGCCGCCGTGGTGGACGTGATGCTCCCCGAGCTCGACGGGCTCAAGCTCATCGAGGAGATGCGCAAGCAGCGCGTGAACACCCCGGTGATCATTCTTTCCGCCAAGCGCTCTGTGGACGACCGCGTCCGGGGCCTCCAGTCCGGCGGGGACGACTACCTCTCCAAGCCGTTCTCCTTCGCGGAGCTGCTGGCCAGGCTCCAGGCGCTCATCCGGCGCTCCACCAGCACCGCCGAGACCACCCACCTGAGCGTCGGCGCCCTGAGCATGAACCTGCTCACCCGCGACGTGACCCGCGACGGCTCGGCCATCAGCCTGCAGCCGCGCGAGTTCTCACTGCTGGAGTTCTTCATGCGCAACCCGGGCAAGGTGCTCTCCAAGACCATGATCATGGAGCACGTCTGGAACTACAACTTCGATCCCCAGACCAACGTGGTGGACGTGCTGGTCTGCCGCCTGCGCAACAAGATCGACCGCGATTTCAATCCCAAGATGCTCTCCACGCTGCGGGGGGTTGGCTATGTCCTCAAGCCTCCTCGCAACGATTAG
- a CDS encoding sensor histidine kinase has protein sequence MSSSLLATIRRSTGFRLTVRYAVVFILSSLVLFVLAYMLLANAVRTQDQKLITEKLNEYSYIERTKGLAALVELVRRDLEDYEEPDSFVRILDSKGAELLTLAPQTWRGVPAKALEDRLHEGGQWLLWKSEETGEVYEFGLRRLSSGAAIIVGGDARSREALLSEFQRIFLGITVTVVALGVIVGTVLSYRSLAPIRDLIATVKSIEQGSLGVRVPTRGTGDELDELASLFNSMLGRISTLIQGMRDALDNVAHDLRTPLTRAKAVIETALQADLNETGLREALMDCAEENERIRTTLNTLMDISEAETGTMRLDIRREDLALLIEESAEVYEYLAMEKGVALVTDATPGLYALVDGGRVRQVLANLLDNALKYSKPGGRVQLRGWSEGGHVRVMVSDEGEGIPAQDMPRIFERLYRGDKSRTHRGLGLGLSLVRAVLKAHGGDVSVRSVVGKGSEFEFTLPGAA, from the coding sequence ATGTCCTCAAGCCTCCTCGCAACGATTAGGCGCAGCACCGGCTTTCGCCTCACAGTCCGCTACGCCGTCGTCTTCATCCTGAGCTCCCTGGTGCTCTTTGTGCTGGCCTACATGCTGCTGGCCAACGCCGTGCGCACGCAGGATCAAAAGCTCATCACTGAAAAGCTCAACGAGTACAGTTATATCGAGCGCACCAAGGGGCTCGCCGCGCTGGTGGAGCTGGTGCGGCGCGACTTGGAAGACTACGAAGAGCCGGATTCCTTCGTGCGCATCCTGGACAGCAAGGGCGCCGAACTGCTCACCCTGGCCCCGCAGACATGGCGCGGCGTGCCGGCCAAGGCCCTGGAGGACAGGCTCCACGAGGGCGGGCAGTGGCTGCTCTGGAAGTCCGAGGAGACGGGCGAGGTCTACGAGTTCGGGCTGCGTAGGCTCTCCAGCGGCGCGGCCATCATCGTGGGCGGCGACGCCCGCTCCCGCGAGGCCCTGCTGAGCGAGTTCCAGCGCATCTTCCTGGGCATCACGGTCACGGTTGTGGCGCTGGGCGTCATCGTGGGCACGGTGCTCTCCTACCGCAGCCTGGCCCCCATCCGCGACCTCATCGCCACGGTGAAGTCCATCGAGCAGGGCAGCCTTGGGGTCCGCGTGCCCACGCGCGGCACCGGCGACGAACTGGACGAGCTGGCCAGCCTGTTCAACTCCATGCTGGGGCGCATCTCCACGCTCATCCAGGGCATGCGCGACGCCCTGGACAACGTGGCGCACGACCTGCGCACCCCCTTGACCAGGGCCAAGGCCGTCATCGAGACGGCGTTGCAGGCCGACCTGAACGAGACGGGGCTGCGCGAAGCGCTTATGGACTGCGCCGAGGAGAACGAGCGCATCCGCACCACGCTCAACACCCTCATGGACATCTCCGAGGCCGAGACGGGCACCATGCGCCTGGACATCCGGCGCGAGGACCTGGCCCTGCTCATCGAGGAGAGCGCCGAGGTCTACGAGTACCTGGCCATGGAGAAGGGCGTCGCCCTCGTCACCGACGCCACGCCCGGGTTGTACGCCCTGGTGGACGGCGGGCGCGTGCGCCAGGTGCTGGCCAACCTGCTGGACAACGCCCTCAAGTACTCCAAGCCCGGCGGCAGGGTGCAGTTGCGCGGGTGGAGCGAGGGGGGGCACGTACGCGTGATGGTGAGCGACGAGGGGGAGGGCATCCCCGCCCAGGACATGCCGAGGATCTTCGAACGGCTCTACCGGGGCGACAAGAGCCGCACCCACCGGGGGCTTGGGCTCGGGCTGTCGCTGGTGCGGGCGGTGCTCAAGGCCCACGGCGGGGATGTGAGCGTGCGGAGCGTTGTGGGGAAGGGCAGCGAGTTTGAGTTCACGCTGCCGGGGGCGGCGTAG
- a CDS encoding sulfurtransferase TusA family protein has product MSATETTLAALRPDRVFDGGDLDCGSGLALMIREHMLAVPPGGVLEMLSREPTVADDLPPWCRLSGHQYLGSLPGEGRTRYFMRRGEAAGSANAADAERKALEEDKRRAKAYEWRLRVRAGANLSSTAYCRNFSWKLGQPASFEERDEHPSAVEALLGALGGALATGYATECSRDGLEMDDIEITVKGRLGNILAHLGLEEGDPSFSGIEVRCFASTLDDETKARAAWDRAVARSPLAATLAKALDLKTSFTTV; this is encoded by the coding sequence ATGAGCGCGACTGAAACAACGTTGGCGGCCCTTCGGCCCGACCGGGTGTTCGACGGCGGCGACCTGGACTGCGGCTCCGGCCTGGCCCTGATGATCCGCGAGCACATGCTGGCCGTGCCTCCGGGCGGCGTGCTGGAGATGCTCAGCCGAGAGCCCACCGTGGCCGACGACCTGCCGCCCTGGTGCAGGCTCTCGGGCCACCAGTACCTGGGCAGCCTGCCCGGGGAGGGCCGCACCCGCTACTTCATGCGCCGGGGCGAGGCCGCCGGGTCGGCGAACGCCGCGGATGCGGAGCGCAAGGCCCTGGAGGAGGACAAGCGCCGCGCCAAGGCCTACGAGTGGCGTCTGCGCGTTCGCGCCGGGGCCAACCTCTCCAGCACCGCCTACTGCCGCAACTTCTCCTGGAAGCTCGGCCAGCCCGCCAGCTTCGAGGAGCGCGACGAGCACCCGAGCGCCGTGGAGGCCCTGCTGGGCGCGCTCGGCGGCGCGCTGGCCACGGGCTACGCCACGGAGTGCTCTCGGGACGGCCTGGAGATGGACGACATCGAGATCACCGTCAAAGGCAGGCTGGGCAACATCCTGGCCCACCTGGGCCTGGAGGAGGGCGACCCTTCCTTCAGCGGCATCGAGGTGCGCTGCTTCGCCTCCACCTTGGATGATGAAACAAAGGCCCGCGCCGCCTGGGACCGGGCCGTGGCCCGCTCCCCCCTGGCGGCCACCCTGGCCAAAGCGCTGGACCTGAAAACGAGCTTCACCACCGTATGA